One Thermoanaerobacter kivui genomic window, ATCCACTTTGTCAATTTTTAAATTCTTAAGTATTTCCTTTATATTTTTGAAATTGTCGTTTACGTAATAGACATTTTTGTAGTCTTTAAGTCTCTCTTTTGCTGCATTTATAGCGTCTATATCTCTGTCTATTGCAATTAGTCTGCCTGCTTTAAGTCTTTTTAAAATTTCCTCGGAGTGACCTCCCCCACCCAATGTTCCATCAACATAAATCCCATCCGCTTTTATGTTTAAATATTCAATTGATTCCTTTAACAAAACGCTTTTGTGTACGTACTCCATCTCTCACACCTATATGTTTAAATCATCAAGATGCTCTGCAATTTCTTCAAAAGAAACATCCATATTGTTGGAATATTCTTCCCAGACCTCTCTGCTCCATATTTCAACCCTCGTAGAAACGCCTATAAATATGACGTCTTTTTCTATTTTTGCGTGGCTTCTCAAATTTGCTGGTATAAGTATTCTTCCCTGTTTGTCAATTTCGCATTCCACAGCTCCTGCAAGGAAAAATCTTGTAAAAGCCCTTGCGTCTTTCTTTGTAAGTGGTAGAGTTTTAAGCTTGGCCTCAATATTCTTCCACTCTTCCAACGAGTAAACAAACAAGCAATTGTCCAGCCCTTTTGTCAATACAAACCTATCCCCCAGTTCTTCTCTAAACTTGGCAGGTATTATAACTCTTCCTTTTGCATCAATCGTGTGTTCATACTGGCCCATCAACATGTAAAACACCAAACTTTCCTTTCACATTCTACCACTTACCACCACATTACACCACTTAATATGTTATTCTATATAAATTCAAAAAATCCTGCTAAATTTTAATAAAAAAAATAAAAAAAATAAAAAATCAGGCATTACGCCTGACCCTTAATTGGATTTATCACAGAAAGCACGCTATTTTGTTCTTGCAAATGAATTTCAAACCTCTTAACAACATCTTCAAAAGTTAGACTGTAAAGCACATCTATATAATCTAATAAATTTATTTCCTTCATGTAAAGATTAATAAAGCTATAGGCGATACTGTCTACTGAATTAAAAGTCCTTAAAAATTTCCCCACATATTTTTTCTTAATGCGCTCAAAATCTTCTTTTATTAAAAATTGAGGATTTTTTATAGCCTCTAAAATCATATCCCTTACTTTATATGGGTCTTTGGATTGTCCTCCTACTATTGAATAGCCGTAATCTATTTCACCACCGTAGTCAAAACTAAAGGTACTGTCAATAAGCCCTTCATTGTACAGTTTCTCATACAAGTCAGAGCTTCTTCCTAACACCATTTCAAGACATATCTGGGTTTCTAAACTCTTTTTTAAGAGATTTTTGCTGCCGAAGCCTACATCAGTGTCTTTAAAACCCAAATTAAAAAGCGGAATTGAAACCTGCATATCTTGAACTACTTGATTTTTGTAAACGCTCAAAGGTTCATCTGGATATATCCTTTTTATCTCCCCTAGTTTTTTCTTTTGGCTTACATTTTCTTTAATAACATCAATCGTCTTATCGACATCTATATCCCCTACCGCAAATAACACCATGTTTTCAGGATGATAAAAAGTATTGTAACATTTGTATAAAATTTCCTTGTTTATTTTTGATATAGACTCAATAGTACCTGCTATGTCTTTTCGCACTGGATGCACATGGTAAAGAGCTTCAAGGGCGTTAAAATAAACTCTCCAATTGGGGTCATCTTGGTACATCCTTATTTCTTGCGCTATTATTCCCTTCTCTTTCTCAACATTTTCATCTGTAAAATAAGGATTTTGTACAAATTTCACTAAAAGCTTTAAATTATCATAAAAATTTTCTGTACTGGCAAATAAATAAGCCGTTGTAGTAAAATTAGTATAAGCATTTGCTGAAGCCCCTAATTTTGAAAACTGTTCAAAAACGCTTCCCTCTTCCTCCTCAAACATTTTATGCTCTAAAAAATGGGCAACACCATCCGGCACTTCAGTAACATCTTTTTCTCCAGGAACTACAAATTTACTGTCGTTAGAACCAAAATGAGTAGCAAATATGGCAAACTGCTTGGTATAACCTCTTTTAGGCATTATATAGACTTTTAAACCGTTCTCCAATTCTTCTAAAAATATTTTTTCATCTATCGTCTTATTGTACAATTGCCGCATTATTAGCCCTCCCTCTTATTCGTCATAAAGTATACTGTATCAAGCTTTACCTTTTTTGCAACTTCTACAACATCCTCTTTTGTAACGGCTTCTACTTTTTTAATAAACTCATCTATATCCACATCACTACCTGCTATTTTTTGCGATAAATAATAATCCGATTTAGAAGTTGCATTATCTTTCATAGCATTCATTGAAGTTTTTAAAGCTTTTACAGTAGATTCTAATTCATAATCTGTTACATTGCCTTTTTCAATGTCTTTAAGCTGCTGATTTATTATGTCAAGAGCTTTGTTGTAATTTTCTATTTCGATACCACAACTTACCACCATCAATCCTTTAAACCTTTCCAAACGGGAATAAGCATAATAGGCAAGGCTTGCTTTTTCTCTAACATTCATAAAGAGCTTTGAAAAAGGTCCTCCTCCAAGAACCCCACTGTATATAAGCAATGAATAATACTCTTCACTGTTAGGCAGTACATTAGTCCTAAAACCAAGAGTAAGTTTGCCTTGCGTGACATCCAGTTTGTCTGTAACGTATTTTACTTCTTTCACTTCTTTATATATATTTGCCACTGGAATTTGTAATATTTGGCCTCTTTTAATTTCAAAATACTTCCTAAAAACATTTTCTACATAGTTAGGTTCAACATTTCCTACAACGTATATATCGATTGGCAATGTATCAATACAATTTTGATAATACTGATACAATTTCTTTTCATCAATAAAGTCCAAGTCCTCTGTACTTCCCAATTCAAAAATAGCAAAAGGTTCCCCTTTGCACATTTCCTCAAAACAGCGATCCACCGCATATTTTGTTTTATCATTAATTCTCGAATTTATTAAATTTTTATGAATTTCCTTTTCTTGTAATACATAGTCTTTATTAAAAGCATTGTCCTCAACAAGGGGGTTAAAAATCAAATCTTTTAAAAATCTAACACCCTCTTCTAATATGTTTTCATTTATGTAATCCTCTTGAGGCATTTCTAACCTGTACTGCTGAAGGTGTCTTTCCCCTTTTTTGTAAACAGAGACAGCCATGGTGGTGCCGTATAGGTTTTCCAAGTATTTAACCATCTCTTTATAAGTTTTAATATTTAAAGTACCTCTTTTTAACACAGAAGGTATCAAAGCATATTTGGTCGTATCACTTCCCAGCTGATTATGTACATATAGATTAATCGTTACAGTCTTAAATTTATCAGTTGTATCTATGTATAAATTTATTCCATCCCCAATCTGTTTTCCAATTAAACCCATACATTTCACTCCTTCTAAAATAATCCAATTATCTTTTTATTATATGATAATTGTAACACAAAGTCAATAATACATAAACCCGGGGAAAAACCCCCAGGTTTTTGCTACATACCAGGTGTAATTCGTTTTATAATTTCTGATATTTGTTTTGCAAATTCAGAAACTGGTCTTCCCGCAGAAATTCCTCTGGCAATGTTGTCTATTCTTTTGTACAAGTCTGGGTCGGCAGTTATATAAACTCTTTTTATAGCCTTATCAGTATCTTTAACAGTCTTTTCCACTTTCTTTTTTATATCTGTCTCATGTGCTCCTTGCACCCTTGCCTTCATATCTATACCTACAAGGGCATTACTACCTGATACTACCACAGTCGCCTTATTTACCTCTGGAATTTTAGCAACATTTGAAGCTATTTTAGCTGCCCTCGCACTTTCTGGAGTAGGCTTTCTCACAGGGGTTGGAGCCGGCACTGTTGGTGTTCTAGGTACAGGTGTTGTATACCCTGGAGCTGTTTTAGAAGGTGCAGGAGTCGTCCTTGTAGGCGCCGGGGTATAACGTGCAGGAGTAGGCTTTTTAGTCGCAGTTTTGCATCCTGCCATTGACGTCATTATCATTATCCCAATGAGAATTATTGTTATAATATTTTTTATTTTTTTCAAAGCTATGCACCTCCTCAAAATATATTTTTGCACTTTTATTAAAAAGTATTATGCTAAATTATGGAATTTTTATGAAAAACATTTGAAAAAATTTTGTGAGTAATATATAATGCATATGTAAAACTATTGGAGGGAAGATGAAATGGAAATAGGAATTGTTGGACTACCTAACGTCGGTAAAAGCACTTTGTTTAACGCAATTACAAAAGCAGGTGCAGAATGTGCAAATTACCCCTTTTGCACTATTGATCCAAATGTCGGAATTGTATCTGTGCCTGATGAAAGGTTAGATTTTTTAGCTAAAATTGAAAATCCGCAAAAAGTCATACCTGCAACAATCAAATTTGTAGACATAGCAGGTTTAGTAAAAGGCGCCAGTAAAGGTGAGGGTTTAGGAAATAAATTTCTTTCTCATATTAGGGAAGTTGATGCTATATTAAACGTGGTAAGATGCTTTGAAGATAGCAACATTGTCCATGTAGAAGGAAGTATTGATCCTATAAGAGATGTTGAAATAATAACTTTAGAGCTTATACTTGCTGACATGGAAGTTATTGAAAGGCGTCTTCAAAAAACATCAAAACTTGCGCGAAATGATAAAAAAGCAGCCTTTGAAGTGGAAGTACTTGAAAAAATAAAAAAAGGATTAGATGAAGGGAAACCTGTAAGGGCTCTTCAATTTACCGAAGAAGAAAAAAGTTTTGTAAGTCAACTTATGTTGCTTACCTATAAACCTGTTATGTATGTAGCAAATATATCAGAAGAAGACTTAATTTCAGGTGAAGAAAATCAATATGTAAAGCAACTAAAAGAATATGCTGAAAATGAGAATTCCCAAGTTTTAGTTATAAGTGCAAAAATTGAAGAAGAATTAGCTTCTTTAAGTGATGAAGAAAGAAATGAACTTTTGAGAGAATACGGCCTTGCCGAACCTGGCCTTAACAACATAATAAGGCATGGTTACTCTCTCCTTGGACTTATAACCTTTTTCACCGCTGGACCAAAAGAAGTCCACGCTTGGACAATAAAAAAAGGCACAAAAGCACCTCAAGCAGCAGGAAAAATTCATTCAGACTTTGAAAAAGGGTTTATAAGGGCAGAAGTAATTTCTTATAAGGATTTAGTAAAGGCTGGCTCTCAGACTGCAGCAAGAGAGATGGGGCTCATGAGGCTGGAAGGAAAAGATTACGTAATGCAAGACGGAGATGTAGTAGTTTTTAGGTTTAACGTATAAAAAGCGCTTTATGCGCTTTCAGACTGTAGATAAAATCATATTTAAAAAATCATATTTAATAAGTCTCTGCTTTTATGCGCAAGGTGCAGGTTCACCAGATTCTTCATCATAAACATCAACTATTTTTCCCTCTGCCCCCCGTTTTTATTGCTTCTAAAATTTCTTCTGTATTTACTTCTGCATTTATAAGCTCTGAAGGAATAAATTTCATACCAAGCTTCAAGCCAAACTTAACAGGGTTATAAGGTATTGCTATATTTACTTTTAATTTATTAGTAGCAGTGTCATGAACTTTTACTCTCATCCACTTGTAATTTCCTCTTTGGCCTACTTTTTCTCCTATTTGTGCCTCTTATCTTTTCTCATCAATAGCCTTTAGTAGTTCTGCAGCTTCTTCTGCTGTTATTTTCCCTTTCTCTAACATCTTTAAAATCAATTATCTTTCTTCACTCATAAAACTGCCCCCTAAACAATTACTCTTTAAGAAGCTTCAAAGCTTCTTGCACAGTTATCCCGCCCTTTTCCAACCTCTTAAGTACTTCTTTTTTGTCTACTTTAGGCGTTTCTTCAACTTTATATCCCAATGCTGCAATCAAATTGTCCAACTTGTTTCTAATTGTCGGGTATGAAAGTCCTAATTCCTTCTCCATTTCCCTTATATTACCCCTTGTCCTTATAAAAAGCTCCATAAAATCCCTTTGCTCTTTCGATAAATAGCAAAATTTACAAAGTTCAAATTTCCCTTCAATTGCCGTACCACATTGAGGGCATTCGAGTTTTGTCACTGCAAGTTTTTCACCGCAAACAGGACACCTTCCTAAAATTTCATTCACAAACATCGCCTCTTTTAAAACCCGAGTTTTTTATGACATAAATATAAGCTAAAGTTTCTATTAAACGATGTCACATTTCCCCTTTTCCCTTGTAATTCCATTATAACATACATTTCAAAAACGTCAATATCTGTTTTAAATTTTTTTATTTTTGTTTTAATAAATTTTAATTTATTTTAGATTCCATTATACAAAAAAGTCAAGCAATAAACGCTTGATTTTTAAACATCTATAATCTCCATTTCAATGTTATCTATATACTTTTGATAGTCCATTTTTTCCTCTGCTTCAACAACTTTTTCTAATGTGGGTTTTGTCGCCGGATGTTTTGGCACAAATATAGTGCAACAATCCTCATAAGGTCTTATAGAGATTTCAAAAGTACCGATTTTTTGTGCTAATTCTATAATTTCAGTCTTGTCCATTCCAATCAGTGGTCTAAAAACAGGCATAGAAACTGAAGCGTTTGTGACATACAAACTTTCAATTGTCTGGCTTGCAACTTGTCCCAAACTTTCACCTGTTATAAGCGCCATAGAACCTGTGTTTTTGGCTATTTTCTCAGCAATTTTCATCATCATTCTTCTCATTATTATAGTAGTAAACTTAGCAGGACATTTCTCATAAATTTCCAGTTGTAAATCAGTAAAATACACCACATGCAATTTTATGCTTTGGCCATATTGAGAAAGCACTTTGCACAAATCCACCACTTTGTCTTTAGCCCTTTCAGATGTATATGGTGGACTGTGAAAATATACAGCATTTATCTCTACTCCTCTTTTCATCATCATCCACGCAGCTACAGGGCTGTCAATGCCCCCTGACAAAAGCACAGTAGCTTTGCCATTAGTGCCAAGCGGAAGTCCTTTTGCTCCTTCGATTACTCCTGCATAGACAAAAGCCATCTCCCTTATTTCTACATTTAAAAGCACATCAGGGTTATGAACATCCACCTTAAGGCCTTTTACATTCTTTAAAACCGCAGCTCCGACTCTACGGCTTACTTCCATGCTGTCATAGGGAAAAGATTTATTTGACCTTTTTGTCTCTACTTTAAACGTCTTTCCTTGGTATTCCCTCATCAGTTCTATAGCAGCTTCATATATTTCCTCCAAGTTTAAACCAATCTTTTTTGCCCTTGTTATGCCTACAATGCCAAAAATTTTTTTTAGCCTTTCTATTACCTCTTCAATATCCCCATCGCATTCTACGTATATTCTGCCATGGGTTTTTTCAACTTTAACCTCTTTAAAGTCTTTAAGAGCGCTTTTTATATTTTTCACAAGTTTGTTTTCAAAAAAGGACCTGTTATCACCTTTTAATGCCAGTTCTCCGTATTTAATCAACAATACATCCTGCATATTTTACCTCCGTTTATATTTTCTAAGAAAATTTACTTTTTCTTTTAAAACTGATATTGTATAGTCAATCTCTTCTTCTGTATTAAAAATTCCAAAAGAAAATCTTATAGCACTTTCAATGAGGTCCTCTTTAAGACCTATTGCTTTTAGAACGTGGCTTTGTCCTTTCTTTTTGGAAGAACAAGCTGAACCTGTAGAAACGTATATACCTTTTTCCTCAAGAGCATGTAAAAGTACTTCCCCTCTTACGCCAGCAAAAGAAATATTAAGTATATGCGGCGCTCCACCTTCAATATCTGGACCGTTTAAATGGATATCTTTTATTTCAGAAACTATACCTTGGTATAACTTTCTTTTCAAGTTCATTAATTTATTTATATTATCGTTAAAGTTTTCTTTAGCCAATTTGCTTGCTATGCCAAACCCCACAATTCCAGGCAAATTTTCTGTCCCAGACCTTAAATTCTTTTCTTGCCCTCCTCCAAAAATTATCGGCCTTATTCTAACTGATTTATCTACATAAAGTGCTCCTACTCCTTTAGGACCGTGTATTTTATGGCTGCTTAAAGACACCATCTTTATTTTTTGCTTTTTAACATCTATATTTATTTTTCCTGCTGCTTGTATAGCATCTACGTGAAAAACTATGTCCTTTTCGTCTGCAATGTCTGCTATTTCATCTATTGGCTCTATAGTGCCTATTTCATTATTTACAGCCATTATCGATATGAATATAGTCTTGTCAGTTATCGCCCCTTTAAAATCTTCTAAATCTATTTTTCCTGTTTTATCCACATCAAGATATGTCACATCAAATCCGTTTTCTTCAAGGTGCTTTAGCACATTAAGCACAGAAGGATGTTCAATTTTTGAAGATATTATGTGATTGCCCTTCTTCCTTAAGCTTTCAGCAACCCCTATTAAAGCAAGGTTGTTTGACTCTGTACCGCCCGATGTAAAAATTATCCCCTCATTATCGCCGTTTATTAACTTAGAAACATTTTCTCTCGCTTCACTCATTAACTTTTCAGCTTCATAGCCTTTCATATGCAAAGAAGAGGGATTGCCATATTGCTTGTCTAAAACCTCCACTATCTTTTCAATTACTTCGCTTCTAACTCTGGTAGTTGCGCTATTGTCAAGATATACTTCCATGGACATCATCCCTTTTAGTTAGATTTTTTGTAGTTGATAACAACCATTTTAAGTGTTGTCCATCACTCCGACAAATCTGTCCTTTACAAACTTTTAACCATTAACAACGTATTTTATTTGACAAATTTGATTAGCAAATTGATAATCCTTTGCACATCTTCATAGGTAGCCTTTCCATCCTCACTTGCTAATATACATTCTTTAGCGTGTTCTTGAATAATTGACATGCCTACTTTTTCTAATGAGGCTTTAACTGCTGCAATTTGCAGCAATATATCCTGACACTCTTTTGATTCTTCTACCATTTTTTCTATACCAGCAATATGGCCCTTTATTGTCTTTAATCTCATCAAAATATCATTTCTCAAGCTTTCGCTCACTTACAACACACCTTTCACTAATTAAATTTTTCTTTCCTCTATATATTAACTTTGCCACAAAAACAATAAAGAGTCAATCATTATGTAAAAAAGCCAGCCACACGCTGGCTTTTAATAAGGATTTTGGTACATTTGTGGCGGCATAAATGATGGGAAAGGTCTTTTGTTAAACTCATCGCATACATTAGTTGGAAATTCTTCGCAAGTTGCAGGAGTCGGGCAAAATCCGTAAGAAGGAACTAATAGCTGCACATCTACCGCAGATTTTATCACAATCCATACTCCTATTATCACATCTACAGTTGTAGTAGCACCTACATTAACTTTGCCATATAAGCACTCTGCCAACGCCTCATACTTCATTATTGCTACATCAGGCTCTGGCACGTAAAGGACAATGTCTTTTGTAAATGTGGTAATATTTCCTGGTAATGTCTGCGTAGTCCCATCAGGAAAATTAATGACAATATCATAAGTCACCTGAAAAGTCGCTTCTACTCTTGCAAATCCTGGTCTATCAGGAAGCGGAGTTATCACAAAACCCGGAGGCGTCAGCAAAGATACTGTTATATTTTCACATCCTCCAAAAGAAGGAGTTAAAGTTAGATTTGTTGGTACAAACGTAATAGGAGGTATATTATCAAGGCATAGTCTCTGCGAACAAGCATCATATATCTTAGTCACTTCAATGCAAGCTATCTCTGTAGGTTCAGGAAGTTGCCCTGGCTGTACAGGGCCTGGCACTATTTCTTGCTGTCCCACCATCTTTTTAGAAAAAGCCATATTATTTCCCCCTTCATGGCTTACACCATTTCTGAAACTTCTCTTTTCTACCTACAATATACGCAACCAATGTAAATTTTGTTACAATAAATGCAACAAAAAGCTCTCTCAGCAAGTCCGCATGAGAGAGTTTTTTTTCTTATGAAAGCCGCTAAATTTTCTATTCTTCTACTACAACTTCCTTGCTATTTTCCCATAACCCATGTATATTACAATAACTTGCCGTATAAATTGTTCCTGATTTTCCAGCTTTAAACTTAACAATTATGTAAGGCTCAGTAAAAACACCGTACTCTCCGTGGGCTGTAAAATTGTAATTGCCTATTTCAACAGGAAATTTATCTCCTTCACCATGGAAACAAATTTTAATCCACGCAATGTGATGCTCTAAAGTATTGGGATGTGGAATTTCCTCTCCCACGTTAACTTTTAATTCAATTACTTCACCCTTTTTAACTTTTTCAGGAAGGTGGATTACAGGTACGTGTTTTTCGCCTTTCCAATCTCCACTTTGATACAATGAACCAAAACTTTTCATAAATATCCTCCTCAAAACTCAAAATTTCATTTGTCCAATTTGCACTCATACTTCTAAATATCTAAAGCAACTAATTCTTCTTTCTTCATTTAATCTCCTCAATTATCTCCTCTACTTCTTTTGCCCCTTTTTCGTAAAATTTTTCCTCATCAGGAGCTAATTCTTTCAAAAGCCTCAAAAACTCTCCAGCATGTACTCTTTCTTCATCTGCTATTTCCTTTAAAACTGCAATTGCCAGTTTATTGTCTATTGATTCCGCAAGCTGTGTATAAAACTGAACTGCCTCATACTCTGCCGCCACCATAAAGCGTATAGCCCTTACCAATTCTTCATGAGTAAGTTTACGCTTTTCACTAAGCCCCGAAAAAGGCGTTCCAAATTCAGGCATAATTTACCATCTCCTCTTATTATATACTAAATCCTAACAATATTATATCATAAATTTAGGTAATATCAAAAAATTTTAAAAAATCAAATCAACTGTGGTTAAATTAGTCATTTATTTCTCTGTTAAATAAACCAAGCCAATGTGAAAATTAAACTTCATTTTTCAACATTGGCTTGGTGATTTTAAATAAGCAACGATACCGGATTCTCTAATATTCTCTAAAAATTTAGCAGCAGTAGCCTCATCTATTAATCGATGGTCAAAGGAGCTGTTGTTACACCAGCTGATTCAAAAGTAGCCATTTCACTCTGAACATGGGTCGCTGCATCTATAATGTGAAAAGCTAGTGCAGCACCGGTGCCTTCTCCAAGGCGCATTTTCATATGCAATATAGGACTAAGTCCCAGTGTTTCCAGCATGAGTTTATGACCGGGTTCTTCAGATACATGGGATGCAATCATGTAATTAATAGCTTTAGGCTCAATTTTGCCTGCTATCATGGCTGCAGCTGTTGAGATAAAACCGTCGATAACCACGGGAATTTTGTGGGCGGCGCTACCCAATATTACTCCGGTCAATCCTGCTATTTCCAATCCACCCACTTTTGATAACACATCTATAGGATCTCCTGGATCAGGATTGTTTATTTCAATAGCTCTATTTATGACCATCGCTTTTCTGGCTAAGCCGTTGTCATTTAAGCCAGTACCTCTGCCCACGGCTTTTTCTATAGGGCATCCTGTAAATACCTTAAGTATGGCGCTGCTAGGCGTAGTGTTTCCTATGCCCATGTCTCCTGTAGCTAAGATTGTGGCGCCTTTAGCGATTTGTTCTTCTGCTACTTCTATGCCTGCTTCAACAGCTCTTATAGCTTCACTGCGGCTCATTGCTGGACCTTTAGTCATATTATTGGTACCGTGTCTGACTTTTTTTATTATGAGATCAGGGTGCTTTACATCAACAGCGATACCTATATCACAGCATACGATTTTAGCACCTGCATGGCGAGAAAGCACATTT contains:
- the mraZ gene encoding division/cell wall cluster transcriptional repressor MraZ is translated as MLMGQYEHTIDAKGRVIIPAKFREELGDRFVLTKGLDNCLFVYSLEEWKNIEAKLKTLPLTKKDARAFTRFFLAGAVECEIDKQGRILIPANLRSHAKIEKDVIFIGVSTRVEIWSREVWEEYSNNMDVSFEEIAEHLDDLNI
- the yfmH gene encoding EF-P 5-aminopentanol modification-associated protein YfmH, with amino-acid sequence MRQLYNKTIDEKIFLEELENGLKVYIMPKRGYTKQFAIFATHFGSNDSKFVVPGEKDVTEVPDGVAHFLEHKMFEEEEGSVFEQFSKLGASANAYTNFTTTAYLFASTENFYDNLKLLVKFVQNPYFTDENVEKEKGIIAQEIRMYQDDPNWRVYFNALEALYHVHPVRKDIAGTIESISKINKEILYKCYNTFYHPENMVLFAVGDIDVDKTIDVIKENVSQKKKLGEIKRIYPDEPLSVYKNQVVQDMQVSIPLFNLGFKDTDVGFGSKNLLKKSLETQICLEMVLGRSSDLYEKLYNEGLIDSTFSFDYGGEIDYGYSIVGGQSKDPYKVRDMILEAIKNPQFLIKEDFERIKKKYVGKFLRTFNSVDSIAYSFINLYMKEINLLDYIDVLYSLTFEDVVKRFEIHLQEQNSVLSVINPIKGQA
- the yfmF gene encoding EF-P 5-aminopentanol modification-associated protein YfmF, which codes for MGLIGKQIGDGINLYIDTTDKFKTVTINLYVHNQLGSDTTKYALIPSVLKRGTLNIKTYKEMVKYLENLYGTTMAVSVYKKGERHLQQYRLEMPQEDYINENILEEGVRFLKDLIFNPLVEDNAFNKDYVLQEKEIHKNLINSRINDKTKYAVDRCFEEMCKGEPFAIFELGSTEDLDFIDEKKLYQYYQNCIDTLPIDIYVVGNVEPNYVENVFRKYFEIKRGQILQIPVANIYKEVKEVKYVTDKLDVTQGKLTLGFRTNVLPNSEEYYSLLIYSGVLGGGPFSKLFMNVREKASLAYYAYSRLERFKGLMVVSCGIEIENYNKALDIINQQLKDIEKGNVTDYELESTVKALKTSMNAMKDNATSKSDYYLSQKIAGSDVDIDEFIKKVEAVTKEDVVEVAKKVKLDTVYFMTNKREG
- a CDS encoding YhcN/YlaJ family sporulation lipoprotein; the encoded protein is MKKIKNIITIILIGIMIMTSMAGCKTATKKPTPARYTPAPTRTTPAPSKTAPGYTTPVPRTPTVPAPTPVRKPTPESARAAKIASNVAKIPEVNKATVVVSGSNALVGIDMKARVQGAHETDIKKKVEKTVKDTDKAIKRVYITADPDLYKRIDNIARGISAGRPVSEFAKQISEIIKRITPGM
- the ychF gene encoding redox-regulated ATPase YchF, with translation MEIGIVGLPNVGKSTLFNAITKAGAECANYPFCTIDPNVGIVSVPDERLDFLAKIENPQKVIPATIKFVDIAGLVKGASKGEGLGNKFLSHIREVDAILNVVRCFEDSNIVHVEGSIDPIRDVEIITLELILADMEVIERRLQKTSKLARNDKKAAFEVEVLEKIKKGLDEGKPVRALQFTEEEKSFVSQLMLLTYKPVMYVANISEEDLISGEENQYVKQLKEYAENENSQVLVISAKIEEELASLSDEERNELLREYGLAEPGLNNIIRHGYSLLGLITFFTAGPKEVHAWTIKKGTKAPQAAGKIHSDFEKGFIRAEVISYKDLVKAGSQTAAREMGLMRLEGKDYVMQDGDVVVFRFNV
- a CDS encoding SHOCT-like domain-containing protein, whose amino-acid sequence is MLEKGKITAEEAAELLKAIDEKR
- a CDS encoding DUF2089 domain-containing protein, with the translated sequence MNEILGRCPVCGEKLAVTKLECPQCGTAIEGKFELCKFCYLSKEQRDFMELFIRTRGNIREMEKELGLSYPTIRNKLDNLIAALGYKVEETPKVDKKEVLKRLEKGGITVQEALKLLKE
- the thiI gene encoding tRNA uracil 4-sulfurtransferase ThiI; protein product: MQDVLLIKYGELALKGDNRSFFENKLVKNIKSALKDFKEVKVEKTHGRIYVECDGDIEEVIERLKKIFGIVGITRAKKIGLNLEEIYEAAIELMREYQGKTFKVETKRSNKSFPYDSMEVSRRVGAAVLKNVKGLKVDVHNPDVLLNVEIREMAFVYAGVIEGAKGLPLGTNGKATVLLSGGIDSPVAAWMMMKRGVEINAVYFHSPPYTSERAKDKVVDLCKVLSQYGQSIKLHVVYFTDLQLEIYEKCPAKFTTIIMRRMMMKIAEKIAKNTGSMALITGESLGQVASQTIESLYVTNASVSMPVFRPLIGMDKTEIIELAQKIGTFEISIRPYEDCCTIFVPKHPATKPTLEKVVEAEEKMDYQKYIDNIEMEIIDV
- a CDS encoding cysteine desulfurase family protein, whose amino-acid sequence is MEVYLDNSATTRVRSEVIEKIVEVLDKQYGNPSSLHMKGYEAEKLMSEARENVSKLINGDNEGIIFTSGGTESNNLALIGVAESLRKKGNHIISSKIEHPSVLNVLKHLEENGFDVTYLDVDKTGKIDLEDFKGAITDKTIFISIMAVNNEIGTIEPIDEIADIADEKDIVFHVDAIQAAGKINIDVKKQKIKMVSLSSHKIHGPKGVGALYVDKSVRIRPIIFGGGQEKNLRSGTENLPGIVGFGIASKLAKENFNDNINKLMNLKRKLYQGIVSEIKDIHLNGPDIEGGAPHILNISFAGVRGEVLLHALEEKGIYVSTGSACSSKKKGQSHVLKAIGLKEDLIESAIRFSFGIFNTEEEIDYTISVLKEKVNFLRKYKRR
- a CDS encoding metal-sensitive transcriptional regulator; this encodes MSESLRNDILMRLKTIKGHIAGIEKMVEESKECQDILLQIAAVKASLEKVGMSIIQEHAKECILASEDGKATYEDVQRIINLLIKFVK
- a CDS encoding class II SORL domain-containing protein, with product MKSFGSLYQSGDWKGEKHVPVIHLPEKVKKGEVIELKVNVGEEIPHPNTLEHHIAWIKICFHGEGDKFPVEIGNYNFTAHGEYGVFTEPYIIVKFKAGKSGTIYTASYCNIHGLWENSKEVVVEE
- a CDS encoding ferritin family protein — protein: MPEFGTPFSGLSEKRKLTHEELVRAIRFMVAAEYEAVQFYTQLAESIDNKLAIAVLKEIADEERVHAGEFLRLLKELAPDEEKFYEKGAKEVEEIIEEIK
- a CDS encoding 2-oxo acid dehydrogenase subunit E2, which gives rise to MSWCNNSSFDHRLIDEATAAKFLENIRESGIVAYLKSPSQC
- the cobT gene encoding nicotinate-nucleotide--dimethylbenzimidazole phosphoribosyltransferase, with the protein product MSKLNETISRITDLNKEAIKKAQQHLDILTKPQGSLGILEDIVKQLAGITGNPMPKLGEKVVIIMAGDHGVVEEGVSAFPQEVTYQMVLNFLAGGAAINVLSRHAGAKIVCCDIGIAVDVKHPDLIIKKVRHGTNNMTKGPAMSRSEAIRAVEAGIEVAEEQIAKGATILATGDMGIGNTTPSSAILKVFTGCPIEKAVGRGTGLNDNGLARKAMVINRAIEINNPDPGDPIDVLSKVGGLEIAGLTGVILGSAAHKIPVVIDGFISTAAAMIAGKIEPKAINYMIASHVSEEPGHKLMLETLGLSPILHMKMRLGEGTGAALAFHIIDAATHVQSEMATFESAGVTTAPLTID